The genomic region GCCGATGGCGCCCAGATCGCGCAGTGTCTGCACGCCGGGGCGTTCGCTGCGGTAGGTGAAGATGACGCGATGGCCTTCTTCGAGTAACCGCTGCGCGCAATGCAGACCGACACGCTGGCCGGCACCGGTGATGAGGATCGGGGCTGAGGAATCAGGCATGAACGGCTCGCATCGCGGTGGGAGCAAAAACTATAACAGCGACGCGCCTGAAAAGATCGCAGCCTGCGGCAGCTCCTACCCCGGTCTGTATTCAGTCCTGTAGGAGCTGTCGAGTGCAACGAGGATGCGATCTTTAATGTTTTTGAGGTGTCGCCGAAACAGGCAGGCGCACCGGGGGGCTGTTCAGCCAGTTCGCCAGCAGGCGCGTCGACAGCGGAATAAAGAAGTAGACCATCAGCGGCGTCAGGCACGCCGTGCTGATCAATACGCGCGGCAACAAACCCATGTCAGCGAGCAACGGGCCGAGGACAAAGTTGAACAACAGTGACACCGGAAAAAACGCCAGCCAGATCGCGACAGCCTGCTTCCAGCGCGGTGGACGCTGACCGGCCGCGCCGAACCAGCCTTCGATTCCACTGACCCGATGCTCTTTCGGGTGGGCGAAGAGATCGCTGCCGCGGCTCAACCACGCGGTACGGGATGCCGAATGCTCCCACGCATGCAACGTCTGCTCATCGACAAAGCGAAAAATGATCTGGAATTCGTTATCGCCGGGTGGCGGAGCGAGCACGCCAGAACCCAGGTAACCTGGGAAATCTGTGGCCAGTTGTTCGCCTTCGCGCAGCCAGGCGATCAGATCCTGATAGCGACCATCGGCGACGCGACGCGCTACCATCAGCGTGACGGGGGAAGTAGACATTTTGTATCTCCGTATTTCGAGTGCGTCACTCCGGGTAGGAATTTCGCCTGACGCAGGGCCGGGGTAGAGGCCTGCGTTTTCAACAAGCAAGGATTATTCCGTTTTTTCACGATTAAACCAGCGACTTTCGTCGCATTTCATCACTTGAATCCCATTGGGGCATAAGCGTTAGAATGGGATCCAATTGAATCGACATGGAAGTTGAACGCCATATGCCTGTCATAACGGACGCAAGCCCAGCTACGCAGGCCTCTGTTGCGCTCGAACGCGCTGATCTGTTCCCGATCCGTGAGGTCGCACGCCTCACCGGTGTAAACCCGGTGACGTTGCGCGCCTGGGAGCGACGCTATGGTTTGATTCAGCCGACACGCACCGAAAGCGGGCATCGGCTCTATTCGATGACCGATATCGAGCGGGTGCGCAGCATCGTCGACTGGATTGATCGCGGTGTCGCCGTGAGCAAAGTCGGCAAGATCCTCGCCAAGACCGAACCGATGAAAGTGCTGGCGCACATCATCCCCGATGATCTGGTGCAGGCTGATTACCTGCAGTGGCAGGAACAGATTCAGCAGGCGGTCAGCGCATTCGATGATCAGCAACTGGACCGCGTCTATGGCCAGATTTTCTCTTCTTACTCATTGCCGGTGGTGTTTCAGGACATCCTCATGCCGCTGTGGCTGCAATTGTTGCAGCGTCAGGAGGCGTTCGGGCAAACCAGCGAATGGCTGTTTTTCGATGGCTTCCTGCGGGCGCGGGTGTTGCAACGGATCGTCATGCTGCGTGGCACCCAACCGCGCCGCGTGATCGTCAGCGCGCTGGCCGGGCAATGTCGAGAGCTGGAGTTGCTGGTGGCGGCGCTGTTTCTCAGCGACAGCAATTCCGGTGTTCGCGTGCTGACGACAGGTCAGCCGTTCGATGAGCTGACGTTGGTGTGCGAAAAGATCAAACCTGATGCACTCGTGCTGTTTTCCAATCACGCGCCCAGTATCGAGTTGCCTCGGCGTCTGAACCGGTTGGCGTTGAGCCTCGATTGTCAGTTGATGCTGGCGGGCGATGCTTCAGATCTGGCGCAGGACAGCCTGGCCGGATCCTCTGTTGCCTGTCTGGGCAATGAAGGGGCGAACATGCGTCAGCGCATGCTGCAGTTTCTGGCCGGGAAGCTGGATACCTGAAACTCAGGTGTGAAGCGCAGGATGGGTGAGGCGATGTTGCTGCAGGATGAACTGACGCAGGCGTTCGGTTTCGTCGGTGTCGGTCTGGCTCAGTTCGTAGGCATAGAAACCACTTTCGGTTTCCCGTTCGAAATTGCCACGCAATGAAATCCGCTCGTAACCCGAAGGGCTGAACCACAACGCGAAATGCTTGGGAGGTTTGGTCTTGTTGCGCACTTCCAGTAGCACACCTTTGTGCGAAACCTCGTGGACCCACAACGTGCCCGGCTGACCTTTGGCGTTCTCCAGGGCTACTGGCTCTTCGAGAGTCAACCGCCATGGCCGCACCATCGGGCCGTCTTCATAAATGCTCGGTACGCCGAGGCGCAGATGCAGCGCGTGAAACTCGTCCTCCACCAGATGCAACGGGAAGGTCATCTGCTGATTTTCGAAGTTGGCCTGAATGGTCACTTGCTCGTGAGCGGCCAGGCGCGTGAGCAAATCACGGATCTGCGAACCGCCATTAACCAGCAGACTCGACGTCGCATCCCGCACGTTCAGTTGCGGGTTGTGCTGCATGGTCTGGATGAAATCCAGCTCATCCTGAGTGAGGAGGGCGTCGCGCTGCATGGCTAACTCGAAAGATATAGATACAAAGTCATTGGTGATTGTAGTTAATGACACTTAGTTCGCGATTTTGTTTTGACCGTTTGTCGCTTTCAGTGCAGCCAATTCTGCTTTGAGGGCAGCGACTTCAGCTTCCAGTTGAACAACGCGCTGTTGCGCCTTGACCTGAACGGTGACGTCCTTCTGCACGCCAACGAAATATGTTTGCCCGTCTTCGACGTTTTTCACCGTCGAAATCGACAGTTCATTCCAGAACGGCGTACCGTCCTTGCGATAGTTGCGCAGGATTTCCCGGCACGAGCCGCCGTTATCCAGCGTTTCGCGAATCAGTTTCAGGCTGTCCTGATCTCGGTCTCCAGACTGCAGAAAGCGGCAGTCCTGATAGAGGATTTCCTCACTGGTGTAGCCGGTCAGTCGTTCAAAGGCCGGGTTCACATAGATCAGGATATCGTTCTGTTCACCTTCCTTTTCGGCGACCACGATGCCGTCGTTCGACGCGTTGATTACCATTTGCAGCAGGCTGGCGTTGATCATCTTTGAATCCTTTCAGAGTTGTCAGTGGCTCGCATTCTAGAAGAACCGTAGGCGCTGTCTACTGGCCATTACCGCCAATTGAGATCCAATCGCAGCTTTGCGTCGGAGGCTGTTACTATCGCCGCTCTTTTTTTCAGTTTCAGGATCAGATTGATGAAAGTCGCCATCCTCTCCGGTTCGGTCTACGGCACCGCCGAAGAAGTCGCCCGTCACGCCCAGAACCTGTTGAAAGCCGCGGGCTTTGAAACCTTCTACAACTCGCGCGCCAGCCTCGCCGACATTCAGACGTTCGGCCCCGAAGCATTGCTCGCAGTGACCTCGACCACCGGCATGGGCGAATTGCCCGACAACCTGCAACCGCTGTATTCGGCGATTCGCGACCAATTGCCAGCGGCATTGCTCGGTTTGCCGGGCGCAGTGATCGCCTTGGGCGACGCCAGTTATGGCGACACTTTCTGCGGCGGTGGCGAGCAAATGCGTGAACTGTTCGGCGAGCTGGGTGTGCGCGAAGTGCAAGAGATGCTGCGCATCGACGCCAGCGAAAGCGTCACCCCGGAAACCGACGCCGAGCCTTGGCTGGCGCAGTTGATCGAAGCCCTCAAGGACTGATTCCGCGTTCGCGCAACAGCGCCAGCCATGCCTGCGCCGCTCTCGACAGATAGGCGCCGCGACGCCAGATGAAGGCGATATCCCAACGCAGATAGTCCGGCGCGCGCAAGGTCAGGCGAACCACGCCTGGCCGTACCAGACCGCGCGCGACCACGCTGGGCAATAGCACCACGCCTTGCCCGGCGGCGACCAGCGCCGCAAGAAAATCGGCCTGACCGCTGCGTCCGCCTTCCTTCGGCGTGAAGCCCATTTGCTGGCATGCCTGCAGCAAGCGGTCGTTGAGCACGAAGCTGCGCTGATAGAGCAGAAAGGGCGTCTCGGCCAATTCCTCCAGACCGATCTCACCCCGCTCGGCCAGTGGATGATCCACCGGCAGCAAGGCGTCGAGTTGTTCATCGCAAAACGGCTGCCAGTCGAATTGCGGATCCTTTGGCAACAGACTGCCGCCCAACTCCAGTTCACCGCTCAGCACAGCCTGCTCGATATTGCGGCTACCACCCTCGAGCAACTGGATGCTGATATTCGGATAGCGCCGCCGGTATTCCGCAAACAGTTCGGCGAATAGCGCGTCGCTGCCGAGTAATGGCAGGCCGAGGCGCAGCTCTCCACGTGCCATATGACTGAGGTCGTCCAGCTCCGCGAGCAGTTCGTTGCGCAAACGCAGCATGCCCTCGGCCCGTTGCAGCACGACGCTGCCAGCGGCGGTCAGGCGCAATTGCGAGCCGAGCCGTTCGAGCAAGGGCGTGCCGAGACTCTGCTCCAGTTGTGCGATCTGTTTGCTGACCGCTGACTGGCTGATGTGCAGGGTTTTTGCGGCCTGGGTGAAACCGCCCTGATGCATGACTTCGACGAAACTGCGCAGCTGTTTGAATTCCATTGCCTGATTCCATTTTGGAATGGCTTTGAGTCTAACAATTCGCTTCGGCGATGGCAGGGCGCTTCGTAAAATAAGCGCCTGTCAGGAGCAAAATCATGAACGCCGTCACCCTCAAGCATCTCTCTCGTCTTCTCGCCGAACTCGCCGTATTGCTCGGTCTCTACCTGCTCGGCTGCCAATTGGCGGCATGGTTGGCGTGGCCAATCCCCGGCGGCGTCATCGGTATGGCGTTGTTGCTGCTGGCATTTGCCTTTGGCTGGGTCAAACCGGCAGCGCTGCAATTGGGCGCGGGACTGCTGATGGCCGAGATGTTGTTGTTCTTCATCCCGGCGCTGATGAGTCTGCTCGACTACGGCGCGCTGTTGCGCAATGACGGCTGGCGGATCCTGCTGGTCATCGCTGCCAGCACCTTGATGGTGATGCTGGTGACGGCTTTCACCGTAGAACTGGCCGTGCGCATGAGGCGGTCCCATGAAGCTTGAATGGATGCCCATGTTCTGGCTGGCCTTCACCCTGTTGGCGTATCTGGTCAGCCGCTGGTTGTATCGGCGCACCGGGCGTTACGTCTTGTCACCGCTGATTCTGGTGCCAGCGTTGCTGCTGGCGCTCGCCGTGCCCCTGCACACCGCCTATGCCGAATATTCCAGCAACACCCACTGGCTGATGCTGGTGCTCGGCCCGGTCACCGTGGCTTTCGCCGTGCCGATCTGGCAGCAACGCCGTTTGTTGATGCGGCACTGGTCGGCGCTGCTATTGGGCATGGTTGCCGGCAGTGCGGCGTCGATCGGCACCTCATTCGGATTGGCCAGGGCGCTGGCGCTCGACAGCTCGGTGACGATGTCACTGGTGCCGCGCTCGATCACCACTCCGTTCGCCATGCCGCTGGCGCAGAACCTCGGCGGCGTGCCGGAGTTGACCGCGGTCTTCGTGATGTTCACCGGTGTGTTCGGCGCGATGCTCGGCGGGGTGCTGTTGAAGTGGCTGCCGTTGCGCAGTGCCTTGGCCCGCGGTGCGCTGTTCGGGGTTGGCGCGCACGGTGCCGGGGTCAGCCGGGCCCATGAAGTGGGCGGGGAAGAAGGCTCAGTCGCCGGGCTGGTGATGGTCTTGACCGGGTTGCTCAATCT from Pseudomonas tensinigenes harbors:
- a CDS encoding LrgB family protein → MKLEWMPMFWLAFTLLAYLVSRWLYRRTGRYVLSPLILVPALLLALAVPLHTAYAEYSSNTHWLMLVLGPVTVAFAVPIWQQRRLLMRHWSALLLGMVAGSAASIGTSFGLARALALDSSVTMSLVPRSITTPFAMPLAQNLGGVPELTAVFVMFTGVFGAMLGGVLLKWLPLRSALARGALFGVGAHGAGVSRAHEVGGEEGSVAGLVMVLTGLLNLFAAPLLASLL
- a CDS encoding PAS domain-containing protein, whose translation is MINASLLQMVINASNDGIVVAEKEGEQNDILIYVNPAFERLTGYTSEEILYQDCRFLQSGDRDQDSLKLIRETLDNGGSCREILRNYRKDGTPFWNELSISTVKNVEDGQTYFVGVQKDVTVQVKAQQRVVQLEAEVAALKAELAALKATNGQNKIAN
- a CDS encoding LysR family transcriptional regulator, whose protein sequence is MEFKQLRSFVEVMHQGGFTQAAKTLHISQSAVSKQIAQLEQSLGTPLLERLGSQLRLTAAGSVVLQRAEGMLRLRNELLAELDDLSHMARGELRLGLPLLGSDALFAELFAEYRRRYPNISIQLLEGGSRNIEQAVLSGELELGGSLLPKDPQFDWQPFCDEQLDALLPVDHPLAERGEIGLEELAETPFLLYQRSFVLNDRLLQACQQMGFTPKEGGRSGQADFLAALVAAGQGVVLLPSVVARGLVRPGVVRLTLRAPDYLRWDIAFIWRRGAYLSRAAQAWLALLRERGISP
- a CDS encoding CidA/LrgA family protein; the encoded protein is MNAVTLKHLSRLLAELAVLLGLYLLGCQLAAWLAWPIPGGVIGMALLLLAFAFGWVKPAALQLGAGLLMAEMLLFFIPALMSLLDYGALLRNDGWRILLVIAASTLMVMLVTAFTVELAVRMRRSHEA
- a CDS encoding MerR family transcriptional regulator codes for the protein MPVITDASPATQASVALERADLFPIREVARLTGVNPVTLRAWERRYGLIQPTRTESGHRLYSMTDIERVRSIVDWIDRGVAVSKVGKILAKTEPMKVLAHIIPDDLVQADYLQWQEQIQQAVSAFDDQQLDRVYGQIFSSYSLPVVFQDILMPLWLQLLQRQEAFGQTSEWLFFDGFLRARVLQRIVMLRGTQPRRVIVSALAGQCRELELLVAALFLSDSNSGVRVLTTGQPFDELTLVCEKIKPDALVLFSNHAPSIELPRRLNRLALSLDCQLMLAGDASDLAQDSLAGSSVACLGNEGANMRQRMLQFLAGKLDT
- a CDS encoding flavodoxin; this encodes MKVAILSGSVYGTAEEVARHAQNLLKAAGFETFYNSRASLADIQTFGPEALLAVTSTTGMGELPDNLQPLYSAIRDQLPAALLGLPGAVIALGDASYGDTFCGGGEQMRELFGELGVREVQEMLRIDASESVTPETDAEPWLAQLIEALKD
- a CDS encoding antibiotic biosynthesis monooxygenase, with amino-acid sequence MSTSPVTLMVARRVADGRYQDLIAWLREGEQLATDFPGYLGSGVLAPPPGDNEFQIIFRFVDEQTLHAWEHSASRTAWLSRGSDLFAHPKEHRVSGIEGWFGAAGQRPPRWKQAVAIWLAFFPVSLLFNFVLGPLLADMGLLPRVLISTACLTPLMVYFFIPLSTRLLANWLNSPPVRLPVSATPQKH